The Streptomyces sp. NBC_00691 genome has a segment encoding these proteins:
- a CDS encoding glycosyltransferase family 2 protein: protein MSSTPEFPRHVVTAVLVTHDGARWLPDALAGLLAQERPVQNVVAADTGSADHSAQLLADAIGADRVLHLARRTGFGAAVEEAVRTAPVLGPEDLDYLKRPSGWDPVSRTWNDEAYDLPELPHGEPVQWLWLLHDDCAPEPGALAELLRVADSDTDAAVIGPKLRGWYDRKQLLETGVSIARSGRRWTGLDRREQDQGQHDQVRSVLSVSTAGMLVRRDVFEELGGFDRRLPLMRDDVDLCWRAHSAGHRVLIAPDAVLRHAEASARERRTVDCAGRTAANPHRVDKAGAVYTLLANSRGAALPYVLVRLVVSTLLRTLAYLVGKVPGQAVDEVMGLLATLLRPEKILAARKRRKNPVVPAGDLRPLFPPPGATVRAAAEQFTANFGGSEADSGGSRHGVVESGPGGDDADYLEIEQFARLKKIARKPGPVLFALLLLISLVASRNLFAGGSLAGGALLPAPDTVSELWSRYADGWHALGTGGTQTAPPYLAVLAALSALFLGSTSTALTLLLVCSVPLAGFTAYFAARGIVESRLLRAWGAIAYAFLPAVTGALATGRLGTAVLAILLPLTARAAVAAHGFNRPDRGSWRATWAYTFLLTFATAFTPVVWPLAVLLGLGVLVVRRSDITAYGLRFLAAVGTPLLVLAPWSLTLLTDPAAFLREAGLDIRTGTAGALDLLGTSPGGPGTTGGLLLAGLVLAGLAGLLREERQLAVRAAWAAGLAGLLFAALSNGAGGTGWAGPATLVYGAALIAAGMIGAEGGRTRVAAHGFGWRQPVAALIALACALGPAVAAVGWMIAGADGPLTRRDPVQVPAFVAEESGTRDQPRTLVLGGTSPGEVTYTLVRGSGARLGDAELTQTAADDPRLDGVVAHLVAGSGADQTQQLSGYAIRYVLVRDGAPRQMSRVLDSTPGLSRLSQLDGSALWRVDREIARVMIVPPAAKTPEGATQGTADPAKAPTAPVAVAAGPVEAHTEIPAGPAGRVLRLADRADEGWTATLDGKELTRTTVDGWAQGFELPAQAGRLDLTYDQPLTHSAWIWAQVGLAVVLLVLALPGRRREIDDDLPEEELAIPAQATEGDGRRARRLRAAAEAEAEGEAAEAGGQDPAPETTAIPEQQNQEPGEWDGGGGYDPAYAPAQDQPQGAPQEQPQAYAEQGYYQEYAADPYQQQPYAYPQQGYEQQPQQYDQQQPYADQGYEQQPYDPQQGQYGGQQYDPRQQGQYDPQQYDPYGYGYGHPQGHETEQRPDGSSNQ, encoded by the coding sequence ATGTCCTCGACTCCTGAGTTTCCGCGACACGTCGTCACCGCCGTGCTCGTCACCCACGACGGCGCCCGCTGGCTGCCGGACGCCCTCGCCGGGCTGCTCGCCCAGGAACGCCCCGTGCAGAACGTGGTCGCCGCCGACACCGGCAGCGCCGACCACTCGGCGCAGCTCCTGGCCGACGCCATCGGCGCCGATCGCGTCCTCCACCTCGCGCGCCGCACCGGCTTCGGCGCCGCCGTCGAGGAGGCCGTCCGCACCGCGCCCGTGCTCGGACCCGAGGACCTCGACTATCTGAAGCGCCCCAGCGGCTGGGACCCGGTCAGCCGGACCTGGAACGACGAGGCGTACGACCTCCCCGAACTCCCGCACGGCGAACCGGTCCAGTGGCTCTGGCTGCTCCACGACGACTGCGCACCCGAGCCCGGCGCCCTCGCCGAACTCCTGCGCGTCGCCGACTCCGACACGGACGCCGCCGTCATCGGCCCCAAGCTGCGCGGCTGGTACGACCGCAAGCAGCTCCTGGAGACCGGCGTCTCCATCGCCCGCAGCGGCCGCCGCTGGACCGGACTCGACCGCCGCGAGCAGGACCAGGGCCAGCACGACCAGGTCCGCTCCGTCCTCTCCGTCTCCACCGCGGGCATGCTCGTCCGCCGCGACGTCTTCGAGGAGCTCGGCGGCTTCGACCGCCGCCTGCCCCTCATGCGCGACGACGTCGACCTGTGCTGGCGCGCCCACTCCGCCGGCCACCGCGTGCTGATCGCCCCCGACGCCGTCCTCCGCCACGCGGAGGCCTCCGCCCGCGAGCGCCGCACCGTCGACTGCGCCGGACGCACCGCCGCCAACCCGCACCGGGTCGACAAGGCCGGCGCCGTCTACACCCTCCTCGCCAACAGCCGCGGCGCCGCCCTCCCGTACGTCCTCGTCCGGCTCGTCGTCAGCACCCTGCTCCGCACCCTCGCCTACCTTGTCGGCAAGGTCCCCGGGCAGGCCGTCGACGAGGTCATGGGCCTCCTCGCGACCCTGCTGCGCCCGGAGAAGATCCTCGCCGCCCGCAAGCGCCGCAAGAACCCCGTCGTCCCCGCGGGTGACCTCCGCCCCCTGTTCCCGCCGCCCGGCGCCACCGTCCGCGCCGCCGCCGAACAGTTCACCGCCAACTTCGGCGGCTCCGAGGCCGATTCCGGCGGCTCCCGCCACGGCGTCGTCGAGTCCGGACCCGGCGGCGACGACGCCGACTACCTGGAGATCGAGCAGTTCGCCCGGCTCAAGAAGATCGCCCGCAAGCCCGGCCCGGTCCTCTTCGCCCTCCTGCTCCTCATCTCCCTGGTCGCCTCCCGCAACCTCTTCGCCGGCGGCTCGCTGGCCGGCGGCGCCCTGCTCCCCGCGCCCGACACCGTCTCCGAGCTCTGGTCGCGGTACGCCGACGGCTGGCACGCCCTCGGCACCGGCGGCACCCAGACCGCCCCGCCGTACCTCGCCGTCCTGGCCGCGCTCTCCGCGCTCTTCCTCGGCTCCACCTCCACCGCGCTGACCCTGCTGCTCGTCTGCTCCGTCCCGCTCGCCGGCTTCACGGCGTACTTCGCCGCCCGCGGCATCGTCGAGTCCCGGCTGCTGCGCGCCTGGGGCGCCATCGCGTACGCCTTCCTGCCCGCCGTCACCGGGGCCCTCGCCACCGGCAGGCTCGGCACCGCGGTCCTCGCGATCCTGCTGCCGCTGACGGCCCGCGCCGCCGTCGCCGCCCACGGCTTCAACCGGCCGGACCGGGGCAGCTGGCGCGCCACCTGGGCGTACACCTTCCTGCTGACCTTCGCGACCGCGTTCACCCCGGTCGTCTGGCCGCTGGCGGTCCTCCTCGGGCTCGGCGTGCTCGTCGTCCGCCGCTCCGACATCACCGCGTACGGGCTGCGCTTCCTGGCCGCCGTCGGCACCCCCCTCCTCGTCCTCGCCCCCTGGTCGCTGACGCTGCTCACCGACCCGGCCGCGTTCCTGCGCGAGGCCGGCCTCGACATCCGTACCGGCACGGCCGGCGCGCTCGACCTGCTCGGCACGAGCCCCGGCGGCCCCGGCACCACCGGCGGCCTCCTGCTGGCCGGCCTCGTCCTCGCAGGCCTGGCCGGACTGCTGCGCGAGGAGCGGCAGCTCGCCGTCCGCGCCGCCTGGGCCGCCGGCCTCGCCGGCCTCCTCTTCGCCGCCCTGTCCAACGGCGCGGGCGGCACCGGCTGGGCCGGACCCGCCACCCTCGTCTACGGCGCCGCCCTCATCGCCGCCGGCATGATCGGCGCCGAGGGCGGCCGCACCCGCGTCGCCGCCCACGGCTTCGGCTGGCGCCAGCCCGTCGCCGCCCTGATCGCCCTCGCCTGCGCCCTCGGCCCTGCCGTCGCCGCCGTCGGCTGGATGATCGCCGGGGCCGACGGCCCGCTGACCCGCCGCGACCCGGTCCAGGTCCCGGCGTTCGTCGCCGAGGAGTCCGGCACCCGCGACCAGCCCCGCACCCTCGTCCTGGGCGGCACGTCGCCCGGTGAGGTCACCTACACCCTGGTCCGCGGCTCCGGCGCCCGCCTCGGCGACGCCGAACTCACCCAGACCGCCGCGGACGACCCGCGTCTCGACGGCGTCGTCGCCCACCTGGTCGCCGGCTCCGGCGCCGACCAGACCCAGCAGCTCAGCGGCTACGCGATCCGCTACGTCCTGGTACGGGACGGGGCACCGCGCCAGATGAGCCGCGTCCTCGACTCCACCCCCGGACTCAGCCGCCTCAGCCAGCTCGACGGCAGCGCGCTCTGGCGCGTGGACCGCGAGATCGCCCGCGTCATGATCGTCCCGCCGGCGGCGAAGACCCCGGAAGGCGCGACGCAGGGGACCGCGGACCCGGCCAAGGCGCCGACCGCCCCCGTCGCCGTCGCCGCCGGCCCCGTCGAGGCCCACACCGAGATCCCGGCCGGCCCCGCCGGCCGCGTCCTGCGCCTCGCCGACCGCGCCGACGAGGGCTGGACCGCCACCCTCGACGGCAAGGAGCTGACCCGCACCACCGTCGACGGCTGGGCCCAGGGCTTCGAGCTTCCCGCCCAGGCCGGCCGCCTCGACCTCACGTACGACCAGCCGCTCACCCACAGCGCGTGGATCTGGGCCCAGGTCGGCCTCGCCGTCGTCCTCCTCGTCCTCGCCCTGCCCGGGCGGCGCCGCGAGATCGACGACGACCTCCCCGAGGAGGAGCTCGCCATCCCCGCCCAGGCGACCGAGGGCGACGGCCGTCGTGCCCGCCGCCTGCGCGCCGCCGCGGAGGCCGAGGCGGAGGGCGAGGCCGCCGAGGCCGGCGGCCAGGACCCGGCTCCGGAGACCACCGCGATCCCGGAGCAGCAGAACCAGGAACCCGGGGAATGGGACGGCGGCGGCGGTTACGACCCCGCCTACGCACCGGCCCAGGACCAGCCGCAGGGCGCCCCGCAGGAACAGCCCCAGGCGTACGCCGAGCAGGGCTACTACCAGGAGTACGCGGCCGACCCGTACCAGCAGCAGCCGTACGCGTACCCCCAGCAGGGCTACGAGCAGCAGCCGCAGCAGTACGACCAGCAGCAGCCCTACGCCGACCAGGGCTACGAGCAGCAGCCGTACGACCCCCAGCAGGGCCAGTACGGCGGGCAGCAGTACGACCCGCGGCAACAGGGGCAGTACGACCCGCAGCAGTACGACCCGTACGGCTACGGCTACGGGCACCCCCAGGGCCACGAGACCGAGCAGCGTCCCGACGGGAGCAGCAACCAGTGA